A stretch of DNA from Natrinema halophilum:
GTTGAACTGGTGGACGCGGACGATGCCGCGGGTTTCGGTGCCGTGTTCGCCGGCCTCGCGCCGGAAATTCGGCGTGTACGCCTGATGTTTGAGCGGGAGATCGTCCTGCAGGAGGATCTCGTTTGCGTACATGTTCGTGACCGGGACCTCGGCCGTGGGACAGAGCCAGAGATCCTCGTCGTCGTATTCCTCCTCGTTGCTGCCGCCGAGGCGGTAGGCGTCGTCTGCGAACTTCGGGAGCTGACCGGTGCCGCGCATGGATGCGCTCTTGACTGGGACCGGCGGGAACAGGTCGACGTATCCCTGCTCGCGGTGGATGTCCATCATAAACTGGATCAGGGCGTGCTCGAGGCGAGCGCCGTCGCCCTTGAGGAAGTAGAAGCCGGAGCCGGTCGTCTTGGCGGCGCGCTCTTCGTCGATGACGTCTAGGTCCTCGCCGAGGTCGTAATGGGGCGTCACTTCGTCGGGGAGATCGCGCAAGTCGTCGAAGCCCCAGCGCCGGTCTTCGACGTTGTGCCGTTCGTCGAGTCCCAGCGGGACGCTCTCGTGGGGGAGCTGTGGAATTTCGAGCATCCGCTCTCGGAGTTCCTCCTGGCGGTCGGCGGCCTCGGCTTCGACGTCCTCGATCTCGGCTTTGAGCTCTCGGGATCGATCGATGGCCTCCTCGCGCTTTTCGTCTTCGCCTTCGGCGACGAGTTTGCCGATCCGCTTGGTTATCTGGTTGCGATCGTGGCGCAGGTCGTCCCCCTGGGCTTTCAGTTCCCGCCAGCGTTCGTCGATCTCGAGGACCTCGTCTATGTCGACGTCGGCCCCGCGGTTCTCTAAGGCATCGCGTACCTCGTCGGGATTTTCGCGCAGATACGTCCGGTCGAGCATTATTGCTCGTGCGTTCTTTGTGCCCGGGCAAAACCGTGTCGGAAGGTCGCGTCGCCGGATCGGAGCCGAGGACGACCGTCGGCGGGAAACGCTTTTTCCGCGGGCCTCCGTCTCTCGAGGTATGGACCCGCTCGAGGGTGAAACGTCGTCGGCGCCGATCGAGTACGAGCCGGTCAGCGTCAAGGACGTGCTCGTGGAGATGAAAGACACTGCGGAGTTGCTGATCGACCTCTCGTACTCGGCGGTCCTCCACCGGAGCGAGGAACTCGCGACCGAAGTGCTTCGGCTGGAAGAGCGGATGGATATCCTGGAACTCCGTGCCCGGATGAGCCTCCTGATGGCCGCACGGAAACCGGCCGATGCAGAACAGCTCGCTCCCGTCCTCGGCATCGTCGGCGCGGCGGATGGGATCAGCGACGCCGCCGGCGACATCGCGAAAGTCGTCCTCGACGAGACCGGATTGCCGGAAGCCATGCGAGCGGCGCTTCCCGACGCGACGGAGACGCTGGTTCGTGGGATCGTCGCCGCGGACGCACCCTATGCCGGGCGGACGCTCGCGGACATCGACCTCGAGTCGAAGACGGGCGTGCGAGCGATCGCGCTCCGGCGAGGGAACGATTGGCTACTCAATCCGGGGCCGGAGACGCGAATCGAGGCCGACGACGTGGCGCTCCTCCGCGGACCCGATACGGCTATCGGAGACGTATACGAGACGCTTACTGGTGACGAATACGAGGCGCCGATCGTCGAAACGCCCGACATCGACGACCTGGAGCGGGCCGTGGACACGATCGTCCACATGAAGGACTTCTCCGAACTCGCGGTCGATCTGGCTTACAGCAGCGTGCTGTTCGACAGCGAGGAACTCGCGGAGGAAGTTCGCAACCTCGAGGTCGAAGTCGACGCGATGCAGTCTCGGTTCGAGGCCTGGACGCTCAGAGCGGCCGCCGACGCGGCGGATCCGGTCGTCCTGCGCGGATTGATCCAACTGGGAAGCAGTACGGAAGGGATCAGCGACGCCGCGATCGAGATCAGCGAAGGCGTCCTTCGGGACATCGACGTCCACCCGGTCGTTCAACTGGCCGTCCAGGAGAGCGACGAGATCATCACCCGCGTCGCGGTCGAACCGGGAAGCGAACTCGACGGAACGGCGGTGACGGCGGGTGTCCCCGACGCCGATTCGACGATGTCGGTGATCGCCATCCGTCGTCCCGACGACGGATGGCTGCTGGTCGCGGACGGCGACGCCGAGTTGCGCGGCGGCGACGTGCTCATCTCGAAAGGGACGCGGACCGCCGCGGCCGCGTTCCGCGAGTTAGCGTCTGCGACGTCGTGACTGTCCGTCGGTATGAGTCAGTCAGGTAAACGGATTGCTCGGGGCGGTCAGTCGAACGAGTCCATCGATGGCGTCGAAGTCGGTATCGAACGAGTACAGGTAGTCGACGTTCGTTCGGTCCATCTTCCGCAAGGAGGGAATCCCGCCCTTCAGGACGGGAGGGAATCCGATACGCTCACTCGAACCACGTTCTGACACTTGGCCTGAATGCCGACCGTCCTCTTTAACTTACGTCACTCCTTACGCTTAGTCGGATGAGAGCCGACTTCGATATGGAGCGTGGCGGGCCACTTCACGAAGCCGTGAAGCAATACGCCCGTGACCACGGGATACGCCACTCACGCGCGTACCCCGAACTCCTCCGCAAAGCACTCGAATCCGAAGGCTACGATGTCAACGACTCCGACAGCGAATAAAACACTGGAGGCCACGCTCGCACCACCCACGCGGTGCAAAGAGCAACGCCTCCAGCAAACGCTGTCCGAATACCGTCACGCACTCCACGACGCCTTCGAGCAAGACTGTACGACGATGAGTGCCACGAACGACGTGGTGACGCCGTACAACCTGCCGTACCAGGCGAAAGACGCCCTCAAATCCTACGTCCCGAAACTCCACGACACGTACAACGCACAGGAGTTAGACGACGAACACCCGCTCCGGTTCGTCAATCGAGCCGGGAAGTTCGACCGTGACTCCTCGCGCGAGTACGAAATCTGTTGGAACGTTCCGCAACCCGGTCGTGGAACCAACTTCTGGATACCCCTCCGATTGAACCCCGAACAAGAGGAACTGTGGGACGACCTGCTCGATGAGGGGTCGAGTACGAAGGTGGGCGAACTTCGCTTGCAGAAACATCGGAAGACGTGGACACTCCACGTCACCGTCGAATACGAGGTCGAAGAGACGACCGAGCTACCCGAGGAACCAACTCGGGTTGGGTTCGATATTGGTGAGTCGATGCTGGTCACGGGCTGTGCCCTCCAGCACGCCACTCCCACCAAGCCGTTGCTCATCAACGGGAAAGAAGCCAAGCGACTCCGCAAGGAGATGTTCACGACGCTCAAGCGCCTGCAAGAACGAGACGCCTCGGAGTGGCGGGTCGAAGAACGCTTATCGTACTACCAGAACCGGCTCACGGACATCATCGAGAAGGCGTCTCGGAAGTCCGTCGAATACGCCAAACAGTTCGAGAACCCCGTCGTCGTGATGGAGGACTTGGCATACATCCGTGAGTCGCTGGACTACGGGAAGTATATGAACCGACGGCTGCACTCGTGGGCGTTCGCTCGGTTGCAGGGACGTATCGAGGACAAGGCACGAGACGCGGGAATTCCGGTCCGATACGTTCACCCGCAGTACACCTCGCAGACGTGCCACTCGTGCAAGCATATTGGGAATCGGCTCCAGCAAGCCGAGTTCAAGTGCAAGAACCCTGAGTGCCACGTATCGACGTTTCAGGCGGACATCAACGCGAGTGCGGAACATTGCACGTCGCGTAGACCCGTGGGGAGAGAGCCTGCCGTGGAAACAGGCAGGCGATGACTTCTTGGAAGACCAAGTCTTCCAATGGTCAGGAAATCTTCGATTTCCTTCGACGCCACAGGACGGGAGCCGTAGTGACACGGCCACGACTCAGTGTGAGCAGAGCGAGACACCCTCGCAGATGACACTCACATCGTCTCAAGAGTCGGAACCCACTGCCAGCGTTCACGAGACTGAAAGTCTCGTGCAGCCCGCCAGAACCTTCGGTTCTGGAGACGACGACTGACTGGCATTCCTCTCGTAGGGGAAGCCCCGCCGTTTACGGCGGGGAGGATGTCACATATGCCGCAATCGTTGCATCGACGAAGGAGAGTGCCGGGTACCGACGGAAAGCGCCTGTGCAGCGTTGAAGTCAACTCGAGGCGCGTGGACGATCTCGAAGTGTGTCTCTTCGATAAGCCGGTCGAGTATCGCGTTCGCTGCATCAGAGCCGAGCTTTTCTCGAGTCAGATTCAGCGTTTCGGCGAGGACGTAATTCGTCACTATCGCCGCCGGGAGTTCGCCGTGGTCGACGCCGCGGACGATATCCCGTGCCGTCTCGTGATACTCATCACGGGCACTGGCAGTGGCGAAGAGAACGTTCGTATCCAGGAGGATCGACAGTCACTCGTCACCGAAGTCGCCTTCGATCTCGACTGCGTTCGTGTGTCCCGCGTCGACCGGCTCGAAGTCATCGAACACGCCTTCGCGTTGGTGTGCGATCTCGACGGCCAACGTCTCGTCCTCGGTCACGTTCCAGCGGAGCTTATCGCCGGCGTCGATACCGAGGTGGCGACGAATCTCCGCAGGGATCGTTACCATCCCGCGGTCGCTCACTTTTGGTCTCTTCGGGAGTCTCTTCGGCGACCATACGCATCGATACAGGTGTTGTCGCCTTACATGTTTCTCCACATGTGTCTCTGGAATTCAATTCAGAACGACGAGTGCGACCCCCGAGAGCACGATCACGCCCAAGATATCACAGAGGTTCGTCACCACCGGGATCGTCGTGTCGTCCGGATCGGGCCCCCGGGTGGACGAAATGTAGGGCTCGACGAGGCTCAACGCGATCGCGATCAAGGGGAATGGCATGACGATGATCGCTGTGACGTATTTTCCGTAACTAACTCCGGTTTGAAATGGCGCGAGCAGCGAGAGGATACTGCAATCACAGGAGCATTTCTCCTTTGCCTGAACGAGACGCTTCGAATCTCGCTAATGCCGCGCAATTTTCATCTCCTGTTCGATCACCGCTGATCCCCATCTAAATCATCTTCTCGAGAGAGCATGATCACTGTCATGAACAGTGAGACCGTCGTAATGGCGAGCAATACTCGAGTGTATACTATCGGTGAAATGCCGATCGATCTGAGAGTACTGTTCACTGTTCCAAGCGTTGATTCTGCAACCATCGAAACGAAAAGGATAAAGAACGCTATCATTCCAATATCTGTCCACGTGCGCCAGTGGATACCTATGACCATCATCAATAGTTGTGTCACGCACCAATATAAAAATGACTTTCACAACATAAAATTTTGATGAATATATATGTTCTTATAGGCGGCTGTTTTACCAAATAACGGATTGTGTGATTATATTTACACAATTTTCAGTAGATACATTTAATAGATTGGGTCTTGTAACCAATTACAATGTCTAAAGAACACAACCGATCGCAACATGGTGCAGTACGGAATTCGGGTAGACGACGTGACATACTCCGTGGAATAGCAACAGGAGCAATCTCGTCAATTGGTCTGAGCGGATCCGTGTCCGCAACCGAATCCCGAAACCCAAAACACTCTGACACGACCGTCGAGTCTGTGGATTTCAGTATCGCATCTGCGAAGGATACCCTCGAAGAGATTACTTCCTCGAAATTGTTCGAGAGCTTAGTTACTGACGGATATTTTACCGAATCGTCAATTGAAGCAATACCATTTGAAGAATTAATTGACGAATCTCTGCCGGGGGGTATCGAACGATTGCGGGTTAACGGCGATATCGAGCAGTATAACTACCATATCCCGCTTGATGGGAATAGACTAGAAATAATGCTTCCTCTTTCTGATTTTATACCAAACGCCTATCTTCACAAAAAGGACGGTGCGGAAATCGTATATGCACCTGATAATTCATATCAGGGAGAGGAACTTCGTGCATCAACTGCAAGTACAGAGGCAAGTTCGAACGAATGCGGCCCACCGTACATGCGATTTTGCACGAGTTGTATAGCCTGCTGTGGCCTCCGTGGCTGGAGCCGAAATGAAAAGAAGGTCGAATGTTCTAACTGCGTTATCGGTAATTGTAAGTGGGTTAAAACGGGGTGTTGTAAACAATAAAAACTAACATCTTCGATCGTATAACGGAATGCATTTTCACAATTTGGGTAGTCTATATAAGACTTAATTAGAAGAATCGTTTCGATATCGAAAACGATTCAGTTCAACACGACGAGTGCGACCCCCGAGAGCACAATCACGCCCAAGATATCACAGAGGTTCGTCACCACCGGGATCGTCGTGTCGTCCGGATCCAGTCCTCGAGTGTACGAGATGTAGGTCGCGACGAGGCTCAACACGATCGCGATCACGGAGAGGAGCATTCCGCTGACGATCGAGATGATGAACAGATCTACGAGGGGCATCGGTTCGGCGATGATCCGGCCGACGACCCAGGCCGCGACGCCGAGCGCGGAAAAAACGGTCGCCGCCAGTCCCAGGATCGCCGTCACGTTCGTCCACAGCACTTCATTCCGTGGATCGAATTCGAGCAGTCCCAGGTGGAGCCGCGTCGAGAGTCGAGACGAGAGGATTGCCCCGAGGTTGCCGCCCATGCCGATCATAACGGGGACGAGAACGAGAAGCGTCGGGTTCTCGAGGTACGTTCGCTCGAGTTCCTCGAGAACGTATCCCGACCCCATCTCGAGCATCGAGAGTACGATCAGGATGGGGAACATCGTGCTGACGATGTTGCGGATCGACCAGGTGCCGAGGGTGTCGTCGGAATCCGTAGCGTCACTCGTGTTATCGGAGCGTGTGGCGGCGAGCGTGTCGTCGGGTTCGGTGGCCGCCATCAGAACAACACCCCCGCGACGGTGAGTGCGGTAAAGAGAAAGACGACGCCGAAGACGTCACCGAGCGTGGTGACGATGGGGCCGATCAGATTGTCGGGATCGAGACCGTACTTGTAGCCCGTAAAGACGAGCGCCAGCAGGCCGAAGATCAACGTGGTGGAGGTCAAAACCCCCGAGACTAACATGATCGAGATGAGTTCGACGAGTCTGGCGGACTCGCGTCCCAGCACCTGCATGATCCCCCACGAGAGGACGGCGATGAAGATGGAGACGCTGATCCCGTTGATGAAGGAGGCTGCGATCGCGTTGATGAGTCGGCGATCCCACGAAAATTCGGGATCGATCATCCCCTGGTGGAGGCCGCTCGAGATGCGCGCCCCCAGCGCGCCGTATACGTTGCCGCGGGTCGCAAGAAACGCGGGAAGTAACAACAACATGCCCGGAAACCGCTCGAATCCGTTCGTCATCCCCTCGGAGCCGAGAACCGACCCCGCGAAGATTCCGCCGGCGAGGCTGACCACGAGGATCGGGAGCGACTCGCGGTAGATGCGCCATGCGGTTTGGCGAGCCTCCATAGCGGCGTATAACGAAGTCCGGACATAAACCTACCGCGGGTCAAACTCGAGGATATCGATCGAATCTGTAAGGATTGGTACCGTTCCTGTACGCATGCGAACATGCGGTGAATGTTCGGATAGATCGTTTATTCGGACAGATCACCGTCTCACACTCATCCGTGCTCGCCGATTTTCATTCGCCACTTCCGTACCGAGGCAGTGTGTTCCCGTTTGACTACTGATGCGTCAGATGTGTGGGCTCGAGTGAGTCCCCTCTCAGAGCGGTCCGGCAGCGCCGGCGGCGACGAGGCCCCATGCGAGGCCGATCGCTGCGAGCGAGCACGCGAGGTTTGCAGCGGCGTTGCCGACCGCGAGAGCTCGGTCCCCGCGCTCGTAGAGCCGAACCGTCTCGACCGAAAACGATGAGAACGTCGTAAACGAGCCACAGACCCCGGTTCCAACGAGTTGCAGCGTCGAGTTCCCCGCGCCCGCGAAGACGGCCAGTCCGAAGACGAAACTGCCGACGACGTTGACCACGATCGTCGAGAGCGGGAACTGAGCGCTCGGGACGCGACTCGAGACCCGCTGGCCGACCAAGTATCGAAGGACCGAACCGATCGCGCCGCCGGTCCCGACGACGTGTGCCGGATCGGGATCGAACGTCACCAGCGCGTTTGCGATCAGATCCCCGGTGACGACGGTTTCACTCGGGCTCACGCCGTTTCACCTCCCGTAGGATGCAGGTGGCCGAGTCGACGTGCGACCGTTCGTCCTGCGAGGACGCCCGCGATTCCGAG
This window harbors:
- the serS gene encoding serine--tRNA ligase; amino-acid sequence: MLDRTYLRENPDEVRDALENRGADVDIDEVLEIDERWRELKAQGDDLRHDRNQITKRIGKLVAEGEDEKREEAIDRSRELKAEIEDVEAEAADRQEELRERMLEIPQLPHESVPLGLDERHNVEDRRWGFDDLRDLPDEVTPHYDLGEDLDVIDEERAAKTTGSGFYFLKGDGARLEHALIQFMMDIHREQGYVDLFPPVPVKSASMRGTGQLPKFADDAYRLGGSNEEEYDDEDLWLCPTAEVPVTNMYANEILLQDDLPLKHQAYTPNFRREAGEHGTETRGIVRVHQFNKVELVNFVEPEDSYDRLETLLEEAEEVLKQLGLPYRILELCTGDLTFASAKTYDIEVWAPGDDMDDGPEDGGRWLEVSSASNFEDFQARRAGLRYRPERHESAEYLHTLNASGLAIPRVMVAVLEYYQNEDGTVTIPEPLRPYMGDKEVIEGHEKVGESALGAGERE
- a CDS encoding magnesium transporter — translated: MLAPFQTGVSYGKYVTAIIVMPFPLIAIALSLVEPYISSTRGPDPDDTTIPVVTNLCDILGVIVLSGVALVVLN
- the crcB gene encoding fluoride efflux transporter CrcB gives rise to the protein MSPSETVVTGDLIANALVTFDPDPAHVVGTGGAIGSVLRYLVGQRVSSRVPSAQFPLSTIVVNVVGSFVFGLAVFAGAGNSTLQLVGTGVCGSFTTFSSFSVETVRLYERGDRALAVGNAAANLACSLAAIGLAWGLVAAGAAGPL
- a CDS encoding AbrB/MazE/SpoVT family DNA-binding domain-containing protein yields the protein MSDRGMVTIPAEIRRHLGIDAGDKLRWNVTEDETLAVEIAHQREGVFDDFEPVDAGHTNAVEIEGDFGDE
- a CDS encoding magnesium transporter, producing the protein MFPILIVLSMLEMGSGYVLEELERTYLENPTLLVLVPVMIGMGGNLGAILSSRLSTRLHLGLLEFDPRNEVLWTNVTAILGLAATVFSALGVAAWVVGRIIAEPMPLVDLFIISIVSGMLLSVIAIVLSLVATYISYTRGLDPDDTTIPVVTNLCDILGVIVLSGVALVVLN
- a CDS encoding magnesium transporter — protein: MEARQTAWRIYRESLPILVVSLAGGIFAGSVLGSEGMTNGFERFPGMLLLLPAFLATRGNVYGALGARISSGLHQGMIDPEFSWDRRLINAIAASFINGISVSIFIAVLSWGIMQVLGRESARLVELISIMLVSGVLTSTTLIFGLLALVFTGYKYGLDPDNLIGPIVTTLGDVFGVVFLFTALTVAGVLF
- a CDS encoding potassium channel family protein; the protein is MDPLEGETSSAPIEYEPVSVKDVLVEMKDTAELLIDLSYSAVLHRSEELATEVLRLEERMDILELRARMSLLMAARKPADAEQLAPVLGIVGAADGISDAAGDIAKVVLDETGLPEAMRAALPDATETLVRGIVAADAPYAGRTLADIDLESKTGVRAIALRRGNDWLLNPGPETRIEADDVALLRGPDTAIGDVYETLTGDEYEAPIVETPDIDDLERAVDTIVHMKDFSELAVDLAYSSVLFDSEELAEEVRNLEVEVDAMQSRFEAWTLRAAADAADPVVLRGLIQLGSSTEGISDAAIEISEGVLRDIDVHPVVQLAVQESDEIITRVAVEPGSELDGTAVTAGVPDADSTMSVIAIRRPDDGWLLVADGDAELRGGDVLISKGTRTAAAAFRELASATS